The following proteins are encoded in a genomic region of Jaculus jaculus isolate mJacJac1 chromosome 13, mJacJac1.mat.Y.cur, whole genome shotgun sequence:
- the Scarf2 gene encoding scavenger receptor class F member 2 has translation MEGAGPRGAGPARRPGPRGPPSPPPPPLLLLLWLLWGPAACQELNPRGRNVCRAPGSQVPTCCAGWKQRGDECGIAVCEGNSTCSENEVCVRPGECRCRHGYFGANCDTKCPRQFWGPDCKERCSCHPHGQCEDVTGQCTCHARRWGAHCEHACQCQHGTCHPRSGACRCEPGWWGAQCASACFCSTTSRCDPQTGACLCHAGWWGRSCNNQCACNSSPCEQQSGRCQCRERTFGARCDRYCQCFRGRCHPVDGTCACEPGYRGKYCREPCPAGFYGLGCRRRCGQCKGQQPCTVAEGRCLTCESGWNGTKCDQPCASGFYGEGCSHRCPPCRDGHACNHVTGKCTRCNAGWIGDRCETKCSNGTYGEDCAFVCADCASGHCDFQSGRCLCSPGVHGPHCNITCPPGLYGVDCAKACSCHEDACDPVTGACRLETNQRKGVMGAGALLTLLLGLLLSLLGCCCACRGKDPAHGPRPLRELSLGRKKAPQRLCGRFSRISMKLPRIPLRRQKLPKVVVAHHDLDNTLNCSFLEPPSGLEQPSPSWSSRASFSSFDTMDEGPVYCVPHEESAAESREQEAPAASSSAPPTTPALAEEAVVLPASSDSERSASSVEGPGGALYARVARPARAPGEAGGVSLPPSPERRKPPPPDPATKPKVSWIHSKPGATASASSQPSPGSEAAPSPSKRTRTPSDTSSSARPDEPGSPRTRDPAPRSPGLAEEGPAAAPSPRVRARSRGPGLPESTDAAGPPRSAPEAASMLAAELRGKTRSLGRAEGTPGTREKPAPPQKAKRSVLPASPARVSLLPEVPEPEKVVGGTPAPETPRKKTPIQKPPRRKSKEAAGELGRVGAPTL, from the exons TTCCCAGGTGCCCACGTGCTGCGCTGGCTGGAAGCAGCGGGGGGACGAGTGTGGGATCG CGGTGTGTGAGGGCAACTCTACGTGCTCAGAGAACGAAGTGTGTGTGCGGCCCGGCGAGTGCCGCTGCCGTCACGGCTACTTCGGTGCCAACTGCGACACTA AGTGCCCGCGTCAGTTCTGGGGCCCCGACTGCAAGGAGAGGTGCAGTTGCCACCCGCACGGACAGTGTGAGGACGTGACGGGTCAGTGTACGTGTCACGCGCGCCGCTGGGGCGCGCACTGCGAGCACGCGTGCCAGTGCCAGCATGGCACATGCCACCCGCGGAGCGGCGCGTGCCGCTGCGAGCCGGGCTGGTGGGGTGCGCAGTGCGCCAGCGCGTGCTTCTGCAGCACCACGTCGCGCTGCGACCCGCAGACGGGCGCCTGCCTGTGCCACGCGGGCTGGTGGGGCCGCAGCTGCAACAACCAATGCGCCTGCAACTCCTCGCCCTGCGAGCAGCAGAGCGGCCGCTGCCAGTGCCGCGAGCGAACCTTCGGCGCGCGCTGCGACCGCTACTGCCAGTGCTTCCGCGGTCGCTGCCACCCGGTGGACGGCACGTGCGCCTGCGAGCCCGGCTACCGCGGCAAGTACTGTCGCGAACCGTGCCCCGCCGGCTTCTACGGCCTGGGCTGTCGCCGTCG GTGCGGTCAGTGCAAGGGTCAGCAGCCCTGCACCGTAGCCGAGGGCCGCTGCCTGACGTGCGAATCCGGCTGGAACGGAACCAAATGCGACCAGCCCTGCGCCTCTGGTTTCTATGGCGAGGGGTGCAGTCATCGCTGCCCGCCCTGCCGCGACGGGCACGCCTGCAACCACGTCACGGGCAAGTGCACGCGCTGCAACGCGGGCTGGATCGGCGACCG GTGCGAGACCAAGTGCAGCAATGGCACTTACGGAGAGGACTGTGCCTTCGTGTGTGCGGACTGTGCCAGCGGCCACTGCGACTTCCAGTCGGGGCGCTGCCTTTGCAGCCCTGGCGTCCACGGGCCTCA CTGTAACATAACGTGCCCTCCCGGGCTCTACGGCGTGGACTGCGCCAAGGCTTGCAGCTGCCACGAGGATGCGTGTGACCCGGTCACCGGTGCCTGCCGCCTGG AGACCAACCAGCGCAAAGGGGTGATGGGCGCGGGCGCGCTGCTGACCCTGCTACTCGGCCTGCTGCTGTCGCTGCTCGGCTGCTGCTGCGCCTGCCGCGGCAAGGACCCCGCCCACGG gccccgccccctcAGGGAGCTCTCGCTTGGAAGGAAGAAAGCGCCGCAGCGTCTTTGTGGGCGCTTCAGCCGCATCAGCATGAAGCTTCCCCGGATCCCGCTCCGCAGACAGAAGCTGCCCAAAGTCGTAG TGGCCCATCATGACCTGGACAACACACTCAACTGCAGCTTCCTGGAACCACCCTCAGGGCTGGAGCAGCCCTCACCATCATGGTCCTCCCGGGCTTCCTTCTCATCCTTTGACACCATGGATGAAGGCCCTGTGTACTGTGTTCCCCACGAGG AGTCAGCGGCCGAAAGCCGGGAGCAGGAGGCCCCGGCCGCGTCCTCCTCGGCGCCCCCGACCACCCCTGCGCTCGCGGAGGAGGCGGTGGTTCTCCCGGCGTCCTCTGACAGCGAGCGGTCTGCGTCCAGCGTGGAGGGGCCCGGCGGGGCGCTGTACGCTCGCGTGGCCCGGCCGGCCCGGGCTCCCGGCGAAGCTGGGGGTGTGTCCCTGCCTCCGTCGCCTGAGCGCAGGAAGCCGCCGCCACCAGACCCTGCCACCAAGCCCAAGGTGTCCTGGATCCACAGCAAGCCTGGAGCCACGGCCAGTGCATCGTCACAGCCGAGCCCGGGCTCCGAAGCTGCGCCGAGCCCCAGCAAGAGGACACGGACACCCAGTGATACGTCGTCGTCGGCGCGGCCGGACGAGCCCGGCAGTCCTCGAACCCGCGACCCTGCGCCACGGTCCCCGGGGTTGGCCGAGGAGGGACCGGCCGCGGCGCCCTCGCCCCGGGTTCGAGCGCGGAGCCGCGGCCCGGGTCTCCCGGAGTCCACGGACGCTGCGGGTCCCCCGCGCAGCGCCCCCGAGGCCGCCTCCATGCTGGCGGCCGAGCTGCGCGGCAAGACTCGCAGCCTGGGTCGCGCCGAGGGAACCCCGGGGACGCGGGAGAAGCCGGCGCCGCCGCAGAAGGCCAAGCGCTCGGTGCTGCCCGCCTCGCCGGCACGCGTGTCCCTCCTCCCCGAGGTCCCGGAGCCCGAGAAGGTGGTGGGCGGCACCCCGGCGCCAGAGACCCCTCGGAAGAAGACCCCCATCCAGAAGCCGCCGCGCAGGAAGAGCAAGGAGGCAGCAGgggagctgggcagggtgggCGCACCCACGCTGTAA